A section of the Castanea sativa cultivar Marrone di Chiusa Pesio chromosome 12, ASM4071231v1 genome encodes:
- the LOC142618974 gene encoding pentatricopeptide repeat-containing protein At1g06143 isoform X1, whose protein sequence is MKSITNFNHFSVPKPLQHILTRKQSILDQLKKCSNLKNLGSVFASMIKTNANQDCFLVNQFISACSNFLQIDYATLAFTHVESPNVFVYNAMIRGFVHCFHPAQALECYIHMLRAEVTPTSYTFSSLIKACASLSALGFGEAVHCHIWRNGFDSHVFVQTALIDFYSNFGKIGRSRRVFDEMPDRDVYAWTTIVSAYVRTGDLSSARELFEEMPERNTATWNTMIDGYARMGNFNSAELLFNQMSVRDIISWTTMITCYSQHQKFREALAIFNEMTINGIHPDEVTMATVISACAHLGALDLGKEIHLYILQNGFDVDVYIGSALIDMYAKCGSLDRSLSVFFKLREKNLFCWNSVIDGLAVHGYADEALNMFRGMEREKIKPNGITFISVLSACTHAGLVEEGRRMFLSMTDDYSILPEVGHYGCMVDLLSKAGLLKDALELIRSMKVEPNHIIWGALLGGCKLHRNLEIAQVAVKELMALEPNNSGHYNLLVNMYAEVNRWGEVGKIRATMKNIGVEKKCPGSSWIEMERKIHQFAASDKSHPASSEIYLLLAELDYTKKFLKGQGTCQSYVYGILNRFWWQRSKVDKAEADLLKEATDASQVSLRSKVEKMEDDSTLSKYSSDEEDFTDGKWKFELAWFTKALEPALQLCRWALPTGDGIGNKSLPSSRSVSEIIASIQRSKIGIKDWSLRDLTIGLYLIYLRQVAIKPFEDVKGVQISSDSIVHDLIYHLELAKGSYKDSPAMLARNSML, encoded by the exons ATGAAATCCATTACTAACTTTAACCACTTTTCAGTTCCAAAACCACTCCAACACATACTCACTCGGAAACAATCTATACTTGATCAGTTAAAGAAATGTTCCAACCTAAAGAACCTGGGATCTGTGTTTGCCTCTATGATCAAAACCAATGCAAACCAAGATTGTTTTTTAGTGAACCAATTTATTAGCGCCTGCTCCAACTTTTTGCAGATAGATTACGCAACTTTAGCCTTTACCCACGTGGAAAGTCCCAATGTTTTTGTCTACAATGCAATGATAAGGGGCTTTGTTCATTGTTTTCACCCAGCTCAAGCTTTGGAATGTTACATACATATGTTGAGAGCTGAAGTTACACCAACAAGTTATACATTTTCATCGTTGATTAAGGCTTGTGCTTCGCTTTCAGCTTTGGGTTTTGGTGAAGCTGTACATTGTCACATTTGGAGAAATGGGTTTGATTCACATGTGTTTGTTCAGACTGCTTTGATTGATTTCTATTCGAATTTTGGCAAAATTGGTAGGTCAAGAAgggtgtttgatgaaatgcctgACAGAGATGTTTATGCATGGACTACGATTGTTTCTGCTTATGTCCGTACTGGGGATTTGAGTTCTGCAAGGGAATTGTTTGAGGAGATGCCGGAGAGGAATACTGCTACATGGAACACTATGATTGATGGATATGCAAGAATGGGGAATTTCAATTCTGCGGAGTTGTTATTCAATCAGATGTCTGTAAGGGATATAATCTCATGGACAACCATGATCACTTGCTATTCTCAGCACCAGAAATTTAGAGAAGCATTAGCAATATTTAATGAAATGACGATTAATGGGATCCATCCTGATGAAGTGACCATGGCAACTGTTATATCAGCTTGTGCCCATCTTGGAGCTCTTGATTTAGGAAAGGAAATTCATCTTTATATATTGCAGAATGGATTTGATGTTGATGTTTATATTGGGTCTGCGCTTATTGATATGTATGCCAAGTGTGGGAGCTTAGATAGGTCACTTTCAGTGTTCTTCAAGTTGCGGGagaaaaacttgttttgttggAATTCAGTTATAGACGGGCTTGCAGTTCATGGGTATGCAGATGAAGCGCTAAATATGTTTAGGGGAATGGAGAGGGAGAAGATCAAACCTAATGGAATTACTTTTATTAGTGTTCTAAGTGCCTGCACTCATGCAGGACTTGTTGAAGAAGGCCGACGGATGTTTTTGAGCATGACAGATGATTACTCAATTCTTCCTGAAGTTGGACACTATGGATGTATGGTTGATCTATTGAGCAAAGCAGGCTTGCTTAAAGATGCACTAGAGTTGATAAGAAGCATGAAAGTTGAACCAAACCACATTATATGGGGGGCCTTGTTAGGTGGGTGCAAGCTCCACAGAAACTTGGAGATTGCTCAAGTTGCTGTTAAGGAACTGATGGCTTTGGAGCCAAACAACAGTGGCCATTACAATCTTCTGGTTAACATGTATGCTGAAGTGAATAGATGGGGTGAGGTTGGAAAAATCCGGGCAACCATGAAGAATATAGGAGTGGAAAAGAAATGTCCTGGATCCAGTTGGATTGAAATGGAAAGGAAGATTCATCAGTTTGCAGCATCGGATAAATCTCACCCAGCTTCTAGTGAAATTTACCTATTGCTGGCTGAATTAG ATTATACCaaaaaattcctgaagggaCAGGGAACTTGTCAGAGTTATGTGTATGGTATTCTTAATCGATTTTGGTGGCAACGGTCGAAAGTGGATAAAGCAGAAGCAGATTTACTAAAAGAAGCTACGGATGCATCTCAAGTTTCTTTGAGGTCTAAAGTTGAGAAGATGGAAGATGATTCTACGCTAAGCAAATACAGTTCTGATGAGGAAGATTTCACTGATGGAAAGTGGAAGTTTGAGCTTGCTTGGTTCACAAAAGCCCTTGAACCAGCTCTGCAATTGTGTAGGTGGGCTCTGCCAACAG gAGACGGAATCGGAAACAAATCCTTACCCAGTAGTCGATCTGTTTCAGAAATCATTGCAAGCATTCAACGGAGTAAGATTGGGATCAAGGATTGGAGCTTGCGTGACCTTACCATTGGCTTGTATCTTATTTATCTCCGTCAAGTAGCTATAAAACCATTTGAAGATGTTAAGGGTGTTCAGATATCATCAGATTCAATA GTGCATGATCTCATCTACCACCTGGAGTTAGCAAAAGGTTCTTATAAGGATAGTCCTGCAATGCTTGCAAGGAACAGCATGCTTTGA
- the LOC142618974 gene encoding pentatricopeptide repeat-containing protein At1g06143 isoform X2, translating into MKSITNFNHFSVPKPLQHILTRKQSILDQLKKCSNLKNLGSVFASMIKTNANQDCFLVNQFISACSNFLQIDYATLAFTHVESPNVFVYNAMIRGFVHCFHPAQALECYIHMLRAEVTPTSYTFSSLIKACASLSALGFGEAVHCHIWRNGFDSHVFVQTALIDFYSNFGKIGRSRRVFDEMPDRDVYAWTTIVSAYVRTGDLSSARELFEEMPERNTATWNTMIDGYARMGNFNSAELLFNQMSVRDIISWTTMITCYSQHQKFREALAIFNEMTINGIHPDEVTMATVISACAHLGALDLGKEIHLYILQNGFDVDVYIGSALIDMYAKCGSLDRSLSVFFKLREKNLFCWNSVIDGLAVHGYADEALNMFRGMEREKIKPNGITFISVLSACTHAGLVEEGRRMFLSMTDDYSILPEVGHYGCMVDLLSKAGLLKDALELIRSMKVEPNHIIWGALLGGCKLHRNLEIAQVAVKELMALEPNNSGHYNLLVNMYAEVNRWGEVGKIRATMKNIGVEKKCPGSSWIEMERKIHQFAASDKSHPASSEIYLLLAELDYTKKFLKGQGTCQSYVYGILNRFWWQRSKVDKAEADLLKEATDASQVSLRSKVEKMEDDSTLSKYSSDEEDFTDGKWKFELAWFTKALEPALQLCRWALPTGDGIGNKSLPSSRSVSEIIASIQRSKIGIKDWSLRDLTIGLYLIYLRQVAIKPFEDVKGVQISSDSI; encoded by the exons ATGAAATCCATTACTAACTTTAACCACTTTTCAGTTCCAAAACCACTCCAACACATACTCACTCGGAAACAATCTATACTTGATCAGTTAAAGAAATGTTCCAACCTAAAGAACCTGGGATCTGTGTTTGCCTCTATGATCAAAACCAATGCAAACCAAGATTGTTTTTTAGTGAACCAATTTATTAGCGCCTGCTCCAACTTTTTGCAGATAGATTACGCAACTTTAGCCTTTACCCACGTGGAAAGTCCCAATGTTTTTGTCTACAATGCAATGATAAGGGGCTTTGTTCATTGTTTTCACCCAGCTCAAGCTTTGGAATGTTACATACATATGTTGAGAGCTGAAGTTACACCAACAAGTTATACATTTTCATCGTTGATTAAGGCTTGTGCTTCGCTTTCAGCTTTGGGTTTTGGTGAAGCTGTACATTGTCACATTTGGAGAAATGGGTTTGATTCACATGTGTTTGTTCAGACTGCTTTGATTGATTTCTATTCGAATTTTGGCAAAATTGGTAGGTCAAGAAgggtgtttgatgaaatgcctgACAGAGATGTTTATGCATGGACTACGATTGTTTCTGCTTATGTCCGTACTGGGGATTTGAGTTCTGCAAGGGAATTGTTTGAGGAGATGCCGGAGAGGAATACTGCTACATGGAACACTATGATTGATGGATATGCAAGAATGGGGAATTTCAATTCTGCGGAGTTGTTATTCAATCAGATGTCTGTAAGGGATATAATCTCATGGACAACCATGATCACTTGCTATTCTCAGCACCAGAAATTTAGAGAAGCATTAGCAATATTTAATGAAATGACGATTAATGGGATCCATCCTGATGAAGTGACCATGGCAACTGTTATATCAGCTTGTGCCCATCTTGGAGCTCTTGATTTAGGAAAGGAAATTCATCTTTATATATTGCAGAATGGATTTGATGTTGATGTTTATATTGGGTCTGCGCTTATTGATATGTATGCCAAGTGTGGGAGCTTAGATAGGTCACTTTCAGTGTTCTTCAAGTTGCGGGagaaaaacttgttttgttggAATTCAGTTATAGACGGGCTTGCAGTTCATGGGTATGCAGATGAAGCGCTAAATATGTTTAGGGGAATGGAGAGGGAGAAGATCAAACCTAATGGAATTACTTTTATTAGTGTTCTAAGTGCCTGCACTCATGCAGGACTTGTTGAAGAAGGCCGACGGATGTTTTTGAGCATGACAGATGATTACTCAATTCTTCCTGAAGTTGGACACTATGGATGTATGGTTGATCTATTGAGCAAAGCAGGCTTGCTTAAAGATGCACTAGAGTTGATAAGAAGCATGAAAGTTGAACCAAACCACATTATATGGGGGGCCTTGTTAGGTGGGTGCAAGCTCCACAGAAACTTGGAGATTGCTCAAGTTGCTGTTAAGGAACTGATGGCTTTGGAGCCAAACAACAGTGGCCATTACAATCTTCTGGTTAACATGTATGCTGAAGTGAATAGATGGGGTGAGGTTGGAAAAATCCGGGCAACCATGAAGAATATAGGAGTGGAAAAGAAATGTCCTGGATCCAGTTGGATTGAAATGGAAAGGAAGATTCATCAGTTTGCAGCATCGGATAAATCTCACCCAGCTTCTAGTGAAATTTACCTATTGCTGGCTGAATTAG ATTATACCaaaaaattcctgaagggaCAGGGAACTTGTCAGAGTTATGTGTATGGTATTCTTAATCGATTTTGGTGGCAACGGTCGAAAGTGGATAAAGCAGAAGCAGATTTACTAAAAGAAGCTACGGATGCATCTCAAGTTTCTTTGAGGTCTAAAGTTGAGAAGATGGAAGATGATTCTACGCTAAGCAAATACAGTTCTGATGAGGAAGATTTCACTGATGGAAAGTGGAAGTTTGAGCTTGCTTGGTTCACAAAAGCCCTTGAACCAGCTCTGCAATTGTGTAGGTGGGCTCTGCCAACAG gAGACGGAATCGGAAACAAATCCTTACCCAGTAGTCGATCTGTTTCAGAAATCATTGCAAGCATTCAACGGAGTAAGATTGGGATCAAGGATTGGAGCTTGCGTGACCTTACCATTGGCTTGTATCTTATTTATCTCCGTCAAGTAGCTATAAAACCATTTGAAGATGTTAAGGGTGTTCAGATATCATCAGATTCAATA TAA
- the LOC142618974 gene encoding pentatricopeptide repeat-containing protein At1g06143 isoform X3, which produces MKSITNFNHFSVPKPLQHILTRKQSILDQLKKCSNLKNLGSVFASMIKTNANQDCFLVNQFISACSNFLQIDYATLAFTHVESPNVFVYNAMIRGFVHCFHPAQALECYIHMLRAEVTPTSYTFSSLIKACASLSALGFGEAVHCHIWRNGFDSHVFVQTALIDFYSNFGKIGRSRRVFDEMPDRDVYAWTTIVSAYVRTGDLSSARELFEEMPERNTATWNTMIDGYARMGNFNSAELLFNQMSVRDIISWTTMITCYSQHQKFREALAIFNEMTINGIHPDEVTMATVISACAHLGALDLGKEIHLYILQNGFDVDVYIGSALIDMYAKCGSLDRSLSVFFKLREKNLFCWNSVIDGLAVHGYADEALNMFRGMEREKIKPNGITFISVLSACTHAGLVEEGRRMFLSMTDDYSILPEVGHYGCMVDLLSKAGLLKDALELIRSMKVEPNHIIWGALLGGCKLHRNLEIAQVAVKELMALEPNNSGHYNLLVNMYAEVNRWGEVGKIRATMKNIGVEKKCPGSSWIEMERKIHQFAASDKSHPASSEIYLLLAELDYTKKFLKGQGTCQSYVYGILNRFWWQRSKVDKAEADLLKEATDASQVSLRSKVEKMEDDSTLSKYSSDEEDFTDGKWKFELAWFTKALEPALQLCRRRNRKQILTQ; this is translated from the exons ATGAAATCCATTACTAACTTTAACCACTTTTCAGTTCCAAAACCACTCCAACACATACTCACTCGGAAACAATCTATACTTGATCAGTTAAAGAAATGTTCCAACCTAAAGAACCTGGGATCTGTGTTTGCCTCTATGATCAAAACCAATGCAAACCAAGATTGTTTTTTAGTGAACCAATTTATTAGCGCCTGCTCCAACTTTTTGCAGATAGATTACGCAACTTTAGCCTTTACCCACGTGGAAAGTCCCAATGTTTTTGTCTACAATGCAATGATAAGGGGCTTTGTTCATTGTTTTCACCCAGCTCAAGCTTTGGAATGTTACATACATATGTTGAGAGCTGAAGTTACACCAACAAGTTATACATTTTCATCGTTGATTAAGGCTTGTGCTTCGCTTTCAGCTTTGGGTTTTGGTGAAGCTGTACATTGTCACATTTGGAGAAATGGGTTTGATTCACATGTGTTTGTTCAGACTGCTTTGATTGATTTCTATTCGAATTTTGGCAAAATTGGTAGGTCAAGAAgggtgtttgatgaaatgcctgACAGAGATGTTTATGCATGGACTACGATTGTTTCTGCTTATGTCCGTACTGGGGATTTGAGTTCTGCAAGGGAATTGTTTGAGGAGATGCCGGAGAGGAATACTGCTACATGGAACACTATGATTGATGGATATGCAAGAATGGGGAATTTCAATTCTGCGGAGTTGTTATTCAATCAGATGTCTGTAAGGGATATAATCTCATGGACAACCATGATCACTTGCTATTCTCAGCACCAGAAATTTAGAGAAGCATTAGCAATATTTAATGAAATGACGATTAATGGGATCCATCCTGATGAAGTGACCATGGCAACTGTTATATCAGCTTGTGCCCATCTTGGAGCTCTTGATTTAGGAAAGGAAATTCATCTTTATATATTGCAGAATGGATTTGATGTTGATGTTTATATTGGGTCTGCGCTTATTGATATGTATGCCAAGTGTGGGAGCTTAGATAGGTCACTTTCAGTGTTCTTCAAGTTGCGGGagaaaaacttgttttgttggAATTCAGTTATAGACGGGCTTGCAGTTCATGGGTATGCAGATGAAGCGCTAAATATGTTTAGGGGAATGGAGAGGGAGAAGATCAAACCTAATGGAATTACTTTTATTAGTGTTCTAAGTGCCTGCACTCATGCAGGACTTGTTGAAGAAGGCCGACGGATGTTTTTGAGCATGACAGATGATTACTCAATTCTTCCTGAAGTTGGACACTATGGATGTATGGTTGATCTATTGAGCAAAGCAGGCTTGCTTAAAGATGCACTAGAGTTGATAAGAAGCATGAAAGTTGAACCAAACCACATTATATGGGGGGCCTTGTTAGGTGGGTGCAAGCTCCACAGAAACTTGGAGATTGCTCAAGTTGCTGTTAAGGAACTGATGGCTTTGGAGCCAAACAACAGTGGCCATTACAATCTTCTGGTTAACATGTATGCTGAAGTGAATAGATGGGGTGAGGTTGGAAAAATCCGGGCAACCATGAAGAATATAGGAGTGGAAAAGAAATGTCCTGGATCCAGTTGGATTGAAATGGAAAGGAAGATTCATCAGTTTGCAGCATCGGATAAATCTCACCCAGCTTCTAGTGAAATTTACCTATTGCTGGCTGAATTAG ATTATACCaaaaaattcctgaagggaCAGGGAACTTGTCAGAGTTATGTGTATGGTATTCTTAATCGATTTTGGTGGCAACGGTCGAAAGTGGATAAAGCAGAAGCAGATTTACTAAAAGAAGCTACGGATGCATCTCAAGTTTCTTTGAGGTCTAAAGTTGAGAAGATGGAAGATGATTCTACGCTAAGCAAATACAGTTCTGATGAGGAAGATTTCACTGATGGAAAGTGGAAGTTTGAGCTTGCTTGGTTCACAAAAGCCCTTGAACCAGCTCTGCAATTGTGTAG gAGACGGAATCGGAAACAAATCCTTACCCAGTAG
- the LOC142621276 gene encoding LOB domain-containing protein 29-like, translated as MTGSGSPCGACKFLRRKCVRGCVFAPYFCHEQGATHFAAIHKVFGASNVSKLLAHLPVSDRSEAAVTISYEAQARLQDPIYGCVSHIFALQQQVVNLQAQLASLKELQAAQSFLNGSASTNPNEKYYGKPSHPQDVQSWFQSEISNMMQQFNPNINNNASTMPYQENMSMSNSMGNYGNSNIPEEINASYGCSYEEASHSMSSLDMNIYDRQWSLQETDDLQSAAFGYIQHS; from the exons ATGACAGGTTCTGGTTCTCCTTGTGGAGCTTGCAAGTTCTTGAGAAGGAAATGTGTAAGGGGTTGTGTTTTTGCTCCTTATTTCTGTCATGAACAGGGAGCCACCCATTTTGCTGCCATTCACAAGGTTTTTGGTGCAAGCAATGTATCAAAGCTTCTTGCTCACCTCCCAGTGAGTGATCGTAGTGAAGCCGCGGTCACAATCTCATATGAAGCTCAAGCTAGGCTTCAAGATCCTATTTATGGCTGTGTTTCACATATTTTTGCTCTCCAACAGCAG GTTGTCAATCTACAAGCTCAACTAGCATCTCTTAAAGAATTACAAGCAGCTCAAAGCTTTCTCAATGGCTCTGCTAGTACAAACCCTAATGAGAAGTACTATGGAAAACCTTCTCATCCACAAGATGTTCAAAGTTGGTTTCAGTCAGAAATTTCAAACATGATGCAACAATTCAATCCAAACATCAACAATAATGCCTCAACAATGCCATACCAAGAGAACATGTCCATGTCAAACTCTATGGGGAACTATGGAAATTCAAACATCCCTGAAGAAATCAATGCTTCATATGGCTGCAGCTATGAAGAGGCTTCTCATTCCATGTCTTCTCTAGACATGAATATATACGACAGACAATGGTCTCTCCAAGAAACTGATGACCTTCAGTCAGCGGCCTTCGGCTATATTCAGCATTCATGA
- the LOC142618974 gene encoding pentatricopeptide repeat-containing protein At1g06143 isoform X4 produces MKSITNFNHFSVPKPLQHILTRKQSILDQLKKCSNLKNLGSVFASMIKTNANQDCFLVNQFISACSNFLQIDYATLAFTHVESPNVFVYNAMIRGFVHCFHPAQALECYIHMLRAEVTPTSYTFSSLIKACASLSALGFGEAVHCHIWRNGFDSHVFVQTALIDFYSNFGKIGRSRRVFDEMPDRDVYAWTTIVSAYVRTGDLSSARELFEEMPERNTATWNTMIDGYARMGNFNSAELLFNQMSVRDIISWTTMITCYSQHQKFREALAIFNEMTINGIHPDEVTMATVISACAHLGALDLGKEIHLYILQNGFDVDVYIGSALIDMYAKCGSLDRSLSVFFKLREKNLFCWNSVIDGLAVHGYADEALNMFRGMEREKIKPNGITFISVLSACTHAGLVEEGRRMFLSMTDDYSILPEVGHYGCMVDLLSKAGLLKDALELIRSMKVEPNHIIWGALLGGCKLHRNLEIAQVAVKELMALEPNNSGHYNLLVNMYAEVNRWGEVGKIRATMKNIGVEKKCPGSSWIEMERKIHQFAASDKSHPASSEIYLLLAELDYTKKFLKGQGTCQSYVYGILNRFWWQRSKVDKAEADLLKEATDASQVSLRSKVEKMEDDSTLSKYSSDEEDFTDGKWKFELAWFTKALEPALQL; encoded by the exons ATGAAATCCATTACTAACTTTAACCACTTTTCAGTTCCAAAACCACTCCAACACATACTCACTCGGAAACAATCTATACTTGATCAGTTAAAGAAATGTTCCAACCTAAAGAACCTGGGATCTGTGTTTGCCTCTATGATCAAAACCAATGCAAACCAAGATTGTTTTTTAGTGAACCAATTTATTAGCGCCTGCTCCAACTTTTTGCAGATAGATTACGCAACTTTAGCCTTTACCCACGTGGAAAGTCCCAATGTTTTTGTCTACAATGCAATGATAAGGGGCTTTGTTCATTGTTTTCACCCAGCTCAAGCTTTGGAATGTTACATACATATGTTGAGAGCTGAAGTTACACCAACAAGTTATACATTTTCATCGTTGATTAAGGCTTGTGCTTCGCTTTCAGCTTTGGGTTTTGGTGAAGCTGTACATTGTCACATTTGGAGAAATGGGTTTGATTCACATGTGTTTGTTCAGACTGCTTTGATTGATTTCTATTCGAATTTTGGCAAAATTGGTAGGTCAAGAAgggtgtttgatgaaatgcctgACAGAGATGTTTATGCATGGACTACGATTGTTTCTGCTTATGTCCGTACTGGGGATTTGAGTTCTGCAAGGGAATTGTTTGAGGAGATGCCGGAGAGGAATACTGCTACATGGAACACTATGATTGATGGATATGCAAGAATGGGGAATTTCAATTCTGCGGAGTTGTTATTCAATCAGATGTCTGTAAGGGATATAATCTCATGGACAACCATGATCACTTGCTATTCTCAGCACCAGAAATTTAGAGAAGCATTAGCAATATTTAATGAAATGACGATTAATGGGATCCATCCTGATGAAGTGACCATGGCAACTGTTATATCAGCTTGTGCCCATCTTGGAGCTCTTGATTTAGGAAAGGAAATTCATCTTTATATATTGCAGAATGGATTTGATGTTGATGTTTATATTGGGTCTGCGCTTATTGATATGTATGCCAAGTGTGGGAGCTTAGATAGGTCACTTTCAGTGTTCTTCAAGTTGCGGGagaaaaacttgttttgttggAATTCAGTTATAGACGGGCTTGCAGTTCATGGGTATGCAGATGAAGCGCTAAATATGTTTAGGGGAATGGAGAGGGAGAAGATCAAACCTAATGGAATTACTTTTATTAGTGTTCTAAGTGCCTGCACTCATGCAGGACTTGTTGAAGAAGGCCGACGGATGTTTTTGAGCATGACAGATGATTACTCAATTCTTCCTGAAGTTGGACACTATGGATGTATGGTTGATCTATTGAGCAAAGCAGGCTTGCTTAAAGATGCACTAGAGTTGATAAGAAGCATGAAAGTTGAACCAAACCACATTATATGGGGGGCCTTGTTAGGTGGGTGCAAGCTCCACAGAAACTTGGAGATTGCTCAAGTTGCTGTTAAGGAACTGATGGCTTTGGAGCCAAACAACAGTGGCCATTACAATCTTCTGGTTAACATGTATGCTGAAGTGAATAGATGGGGTGAGGTTGGAAAAATCCGGGCAACCATGAAGAATATAGGAGTGGAAAAGAAATGTCCTGGATCCAGTTGGATTGAAATGGAAAGGAAGATTCATCAGTTTGCAGCATCGGATAAATCTCACCCAGCTTCTAGTGAAATTTACCTATTGCTGGCTGAATTAG ATTATACCaaaaaattcctgaagggaCAGGGAACTTGTCAGAGTTATGTGTATGGTATTCTTAATCGATTTTGGTGGCAACGGTCGAAAGTGGATAAAGCAGAAGCAGATTTACTAAAAGAAGCTACGGATGCATCTCAAGTTTCTTTGAGGTCTAAAGTTGAGAAGATGGAAGATGATTCTACGCTAAGCAAATACAGTTCTGATGAGGAAGATTTCACTGATGGAAAGTGGAAGTTTGAGCTTGCTTGGTTCACAAAAGCCCTTGAACCAGCTCTGCAATTGT gA